A single genomic interval of Myxocyprinus asiaticus isolate MX2 ecotype Aquarium Trade chromosome 19, UBuf_Myxa_2, whole genome shotgun sequence harbors:
- the LOC127456658 gene encoding P-selectin-like isoform X1 — MGFCNNIPLHGAKFLRFFASLVLISSVLNMWRSTEGWSYHHSEKIMNWERARNWCRQHYTDMVAIQNKEESSHLNNFLPVAKTGYYWIGIRKINGNWTWVGTNKQLSQKAENWATNEPNNGGNNEDCVEIYIKRKVDAGKWNDMSCAKENTALCYTVSCKDDSCISGHGECVETINNHTCSCFEGFYGERCEHVVKCKPEDITTPDHASIQCSHPYGNFSYDSKCEYSCEEGYKVKGYGMTRCTSTKEWSSKPPTCELVQCPELKDPQEGSMQCHHPMGNFSYQSTCEFVCEEGYKLGDSSSSTLFCGASGHWNDSQPYCEIVKCKPEDITTPHHGSVQCSHSNGNFSYDSHCEYSCEEGYNVKGSGTTSCTSTKEWSSKPPTCELVQCPELTEPQEGTMQCHHPMGNFSYQSTCDFVCDEGYTLGESSTSTLFCGASGHWNDSQSNCEIVQCPELTKPQEGTMQCHHPMGNFSYQSTCEFVCEKGYTLGDSSSSTLFCGASGHWNDSQPYCEIVKCKPEDITTPHHGSVQCSHPNGNFSYDSQCEYSCEEGYNVKGSGTTSCTSTKEWSSKPPTCELVQCPELTEPQEGTIQCHHPMGNFSYQSTCDFVCDEGYTLGESSTSTLFCGANGHWNDSQSNCEIVQCPELTKPQEGTMQCHHPMGNFSYQSTCEFVCEEGYTLGDSSSYTLFCGANGHWNDSQPYCEFVKCKPEDITTPHHGSVQCSHPNGNFTYDSHCKYYCEEGYNVKGSGMTRCTSTKEWSSKPPTCELVQCPELTEPQEGTMQCHHPMGNFSYQSTCEFGCDEGYTSGVSSSSTLFCGASGHWNDSQPHCEIVKCKPEDITTPHHGSVQCSHPSGQFSYDSQCEYSCEEGYNVKGSTMTRCTSTKEWSSKPPTCELVQCPELTEPLGGTMQCHDPKGNFNFQSTCEFVCKEGYTLRNPGSSTLFCGITGRWNDSQPNCEFVKCKPEDITTPDHGSVQCSHPKGNFSYDSQCEYTCEEGYNVKGSSMTTCTSTTEWSSRPPTCELIQCPVLENLADGEMRCTSNFSYGSKCIFSCAEGYRLQGGSEISCMKTSEWSQETPRCEAVVCPQIQEPVNGHMNCSSAEPTFGTVCTFSCLDNHQLQNNETVLCNHTGNWSGEVAVCQAHSEALVTEVTLGVAAAVGSSSLLLVLWMLKKLRRNANKFDLNSNSETEDHPQVYKNSIDSLI; from the exons ATG gGCTTTTGCAACAACATACCATTACACGGAGCCAAATTTTTGCGGTTTTTTGCCTCACTTGTTCTTATTTCTTCAG TGCTTAACATGTGGAGAAGCACTGAAGGCTGGTCATACCATCACTCAGAGAAAATAATGAACTGGGAACGTGCCAGAAACTGGTGCAGGCAGCACTACACAGACATGGTGGCCATCCAGAATAAAGAGGAGAGTTCTCATCTAAACAACTTCCTTCCAGTAGCCAAAACAGGATATTACTGGATAGGGATTCGTAAAATTAATGGCAACTGGACCTGGGTGGGAACCAATAAGCAGCTTTCCCAGAAAGCTGAGAACTGGGCAACGAATGAGCCCAACAACGGAGGAAATAATGAAGACTGTGTGGAAATATACATTAAAAGAAAGGTTGATGCGGGCAAATGGAATGATATGTCCTGCGCAAAGGAAAATACTGCACTCTGCTACACTG TGTCCTGCAAAGATGACTCCTGCATCAGTGGTCATGGAGAGTGTGTGGAGACCATAAACAACCACACATGTTCATGCTTTGAGGGATTCTATGGAGAAAGGTGTGAGCATG TTGTGAAATGTAAACCAGAGGACATCACCACACCAGATCATGCCAGTATCCAGTGCTCACATCCTTATGGAAATTTCTCATATGACTCTAAATGTGAATACTCCTGTGAGGAGGGTTATAAAGTAAAGGGTTACGGTATGACAAGATGCACTTCTACCAAAGAGTGGTCAAGCAAACCACCGACCTGTGAAC ttgtCCAATGTCCAGAACTGAAAGATCCACAGGAAGGCTCTATGCAATGTCACCATCCCATGGGCAACTTCAGCTACCAATCCACTTGTGAGTTTGTATGTGAAGAAGGATACAAATTAGGAGACTCCAGCTCTTCTACACTCTTCTGTGGGGCCAGTGGACACTGGAATGATTCACAGCCCTATTGTGAAA TTGTAAAATGCAAACCTGAGGACATCACCACACCACATCATGGCAGTGTCCAGTGCTCTCATTCTAATGGAAATTTCTCATATGACTCTCATTGTGAATACTCCTGTGAAGAGGGTTATAATGTAAAGGGTTCCGGTACGACAAGTTGCACTTCTACCAAAGAGTGGTCAAGCAAACCACCGACCTGTGAAC TTGTCCAATGTCCAGAGTTGACAGAGCCACAGGAAGGAACTATGCAATGTCATCATCCCATGGGCAACTTCAGCTACCAATCCACTTGTGACTTTGTATGTGATGAAGGATACACCTTAGGAGAGTCTAGCACATCTACACTGTTCTGTGGGGCCAGTGGACACTGGAATGATTCACAATCCAACTGTGAAA TTGTTCAATGTCCAGAGCTGACAAAGCCACAGGAAGGCACTATGCAATGTCACCATCCCATGGGCAACTTCAGCTACCAATCCACCTGTGAGTTTGTATGTGAAAAAGGATACACATTAGGAGACTCCAGCTCTTCTACACTCTTCTGTGGGGCCAGTGGACACTGGAATGATTCACAGCCCTATTGTGAAA TTGTAAAATGCAAACCTGAGGACATCACCACACCACATCATGGCAGTGTCCAGTGCTCTCATCCTAATGGAAATTTCTCATATGACTCTCAATGTGAATACTCCTGTGAAGAGGGTTATAATGTAAAGGGTTCCGGTACAACAAGTTGCACTTCTACCAAAGAGTGGTCAAGCAAACCACCGACCTGTGAAC TTGTCCAATGTCCAGAGCTGACAGAGCCACAGGAAGGCACTATACAATGTCACCATCCCATGGGCAACTTCAGCTACCAATCCACTTGTGACTTTGTATGTGACGAAGGATACACCTTAGGAGAGTCTAGCACATCTACACTGTTCTGTGGGGCCAATGGACACTGGAATGATTCACAATCCAACTGTGAAA TTGTTCAATGTCCAGAGCTGACAAAGCCACAGGAAGGCACTATGCAATGTCACCATCCCATGGGCAACTTCAGCTACCAATCCACCTGTGAGTTTGTATGTGAAGAAGGATACACATTAGGAGACTCCAGCTCTTATACACTCTTCTGTGGGGCCAATGGACACTGGAATGATTCACAGCCCTATTGTGAAT TTGTAAAATGCAAACCAGAGGACATCACCACACCACATCATGGCAGTGTCCAGTGCTCTCATCCTAATGGAAATTTTACATATGACTCTCATTGTAAATACTACTGTGAAGAGGGTTATAATGTAAAGGGTTCCGGTATGACACGTTGCACTTCTACCAAAGAGTGGTCAAGCAAACCACCGACCTGTGAAC TTGTCCAATGTCCAGAGCTGACAGAGCCACAGGAAGGCACTATGCAATGTCACCATCCCATGGGCAACTTCAGCTACCAATCCACTTGTGAGTTTGGATGtgacgaaggatacacctcaggAGTCTCCAGCTCTTCTACACTCTTCTGTGGGGCCAGTGGACACTGGAATGATTCACAACCTCATTGTGAAA TTGTAAAATGCAAACCAGAGGACATCACCACACCACATCATGGCAGTGTCCAGTGCTCCCATCCTAGTGGACAATTCTCATATGACTCTCAGTGTGAATACTCCTGTGAAGAGGGTTATAATGTAAAGGGATCTACTATGACAAGATGCACTTCTACCAAAGAGTGGTCAAGCAAACCACCGACCTGTGAAC TTGTCCAATGTCCAGAGCTGACTGAGCCACTGGGAGGCACAATGCAATGCCACGATCCTAAAGGCAACTTCAACTTTCAATCCACCTGTGAGTTTGTATGTAAAGAAGGATACACATTAAGAAACCCCGGCTCTTCTACACTATTCTGTGGAATCACGGGACGCTGGAATGATTCGCAACCGAACTGTGAAT TTGTAAAATGCAAACCAGAGGACATCACCACACCAGATCATGGCAGTGTCCAGTGCTCTCATCCTAAAGGAAATTTCTCATATGACTCTCAATGTGAATACACCTGTGAAGAGGGTTATAATGTAAAGGGTTCCAGTATGACAACATGCACTTCTACCACAGAATGGTCAAGCAGACCACCGACCTGTGAAC TTATTCAGTGCCCGGTCCTTGAGAACCTAGCAGATGGAGAGATGAGGTGCACTTCAAACTTTAGTTATGGAAGCAAGTGTATCTTCAGTTGTGCAGAGGGATACCGCCTCCAGGGGGGGTCAGAGATCAGCTGTATGAAAACCTCAGAGTGGAGTCAGGAAACACCTCGCTGTGAAG CTGTTGTCTGCCCACAAATTCAGGAGCCAGTCAACGGCCACATGAACTGCTCATCTGCAGAACCCACCTTTGGCACTGTCTGCACTTTCAGCTGTCTTGATAACCACCAACTTCAAAATAATGAGACAGTGTTGTGTAATCACACTGGGAACTGGTCAGGGGAAGTGGCGGTGTGCCAAG CTCATTCTGAGGCCTTAGTGACAGAGGTGACTCTTGGGGTTGCAGCTGCTGTCGGTAGCTCTAGTTTGTTATTAGTCCTCTGGATGCTAAAGAAATTGAGGCGTAATG ctaACAAGTTTGACCTAAACAG TAACTCAGAAACTGAGGATCATCCTCAGGTTTATAAGAACAGTATTGATAGTCTCATATAG
- the LOC127456658 gene encoding E-selectin-like isoform X7, translated as MGFCNNIPLHGAKFLRFFASLVLISSVLNMWRSTEGWSYHHSEKIMNWERARNWCRQHYTDMVAIQNKEESSHLNNFLPVAKTGYYWIGIRKINGNWTWVGTNKQLSQKAENWATNEPNNGGNNEDCVEIYIKRKVDAGKWNDMSCAKENTALCYTVSCKDDSCISGHGECVETINNHTCSCFEGFYGERCEHVVKCKPEDITTPDHASIQCSHPYGNFSYDSKCEYSCEEGYKVKGYGMTRCTSTKEWSSKPPTCELVQCPELKDPQEGSMQCHHPMGNFSYQSTCEFVCEEGYKLGDSSSSTLFCGASGHWNDSQPYCEIVKCKPEDITTPHHGSVQCSHPNGNFSYDSQCEYSCEEGYNVKGSGTTSCTSTKEWSSKPPTCELVQCPELTEPQEGTIQCHHPMGNFSYQSTCDFVCDEGYTLGESSTSTLFCGANGHWNDSQSNCEIVQCPELTKPQEGTMQCHHPMGNFSYQSTCEFVCEEGYTLGDSSSYTLFCGANGHWNDSQPYCEFVKCKPEDITTPHHGSVQCSHPNGNFTYDSHCKYYCEEGYNVKGSGMTRCTSTKEWSSKPPTCELVQCPELTEPQEGTMQCHHPMGNFSYQSTCEFGCDEGYTSGVSSSSTLFCGASGHWNDSQPHCEIVKCKPEDITTPHHGSVQCSHPSGQFSYDSQCEYSCEEGYNVKGSTMTRCTSTKEWSSKPPTCELVQCPELTEPLGGTMQCHDPKGNFNFQSTCEFVCKEGYTLRNPGSSTLFCGITGRWNDSQPNCEFVKCKPEDITTPDHGSVQCSHPKGNFSYDSQCEYTCEEGYNVKGSSMTTCTSTTEWSSRPPTCELIQCPVLENLADGEMRCTSNFSYGSKCIFSCAEGYRLQGGSEISCMKTSEWSQETPRCEAVVCPQIQEPVNGHMNCSSAEPTFGTVCTFSCLDNHQLQNNETVLCNHTGNWSGEVAVCQAHSEALVTEVTLGVAAAVGSSSLLLVLWMLKKLRRNANKFDLNSNSETEDHPQVYKNSIDSLI; from the exons ATG gGCTTTTGCAACAACATACCATTACACGGAGCCAAATTTTTGCGGTTTTTTGCCTCACTTGTTCTTATTTCTTCAG TGCTTAACATGTGGAGAAGCACTGAAGGCTGGTCATACCATCACTCAGAGAAAATAATGAACTGGGAACGTGCCAGAAACTGGTGCAGGCAGCACTACACAGACATGGTGGCCATCCAGAATAAAGAGGAGAGTTCTCATCTAAACAACTTCCTTCCAGTAGCCAAAACAGGATATTACTGGATAGGGATTCGTAAAATTAATGGCAACTGGACCTGGGTGGGAACCAATAAGCAGCTTTCCCAGAAAGCTGAGAACTGGGCAACGAATGAGCCCAACAACGGAGGAAATAATGAAGACTGTGTGGAAATATACATTAAAAGAAAGGTTGATGCGGGCAAATGGAATGATATGTCCTGCGCAAAGGAAAATACTGCACTCTGCTACACTG TGTCCTGCAAAGATGACTCCTGCATCAGTGGTCATGGAGAGTGTGTGGAGACCATAAACAACCACACATGTTCATGCTTTGAGGGATTCTATGGAGAAAGGTGTGAGCATG TTGTGAAATGTAAACCAGAGGACATCACCACACCAGATCATGCCAGTATCCAGTGCTCACATCCTTATGGAAATTTCTCATATGACTCTAAATGTGAATACTCCTGTGAGGAGGGTTATAAAGTAAAGGGTTACGGTATGACAAGATGCACTTCTACCAAAGAGTGGTCAAGCAAACCACCGACCTGTGAAC ttgtCCAATGTCCAGAACTGAAAGATCCACAGGAAGGCTCTATGCAATGTCACCATCCCATGGGCAACTTCAGCTACCAATCCACTTGTGAGTTTGTATGTGAAGAAGGATACAAATTAGGAGACTCCAGCTCTTCTACACTCTTCTGTGGGGCCAGTGGACACTGGAATGATTCACAGCCCTATTGTGAAA TTGTAAAATGCAAACCTGAGGACATCACCACACCACATCATGGCAGTGTCCAGTGCTCTCATCCTAATGGAAATTTCTCATATGACTCTCAATGTGAATACTCCTGTGAAGAGGGTTATAATGTAAAGGGTTCCGGTACAACAAGTTGCACTTCTACCAAAGAGTGGTCAAGCAAACCACCGACCTGTGAAC TTGTCCAATGTCCAGAGCTGACAGAGCCACAGGAAGGCACTATACAATGTCACCATCCCATGGGCAACTTCAGCTACCAATCCACTTGTGACTTTGTATGTGACGAAGGATACACCTTAGGAGAGTCTAGCACATCTACACTGTTCTGTGGGGCCAATGGACACTGGAATGATTCACAATCCAACTGTGAAA TTGTTCAATGTCCAGAGCTGACAAAGCCACAGGAAGGCACTATGCAATGTCACCATCCCATGGGCAACTTCAGCTACCAATCCACCTGTGAGTTTGTATGTGAAGAAGGATACACATTAGGAGACTCCAGCTCTTATACACTCTTCTGTGGGGCCAATGGACACTGGAATGATTCACAGCCCTATTGTGAAT TTGTAAAATGCAAACCAGAGGACATCACCACACCACATCATGGCAGTGTCCAGTGCTCTCATCCTAATGGAAATTTTACATATGACTCTCATTGTAAATACTACTGTGAAGAGGGTTATAATGTAAAGGGTTCCGGTATGACACGTTGCACTTCTACCAAAGAGTGGTCAAGCAAACCACCGACCTGTGAAC TTGTCCAATGTCCAGAGCTGACAGAGCCACAGGAAGGCACTATGCAATGTCACCATCCCATGGGCAACTTCAGCTACCAATCCACTTGTGAGTTTGGATGtgacgaaggatacacctcaggAGTCTCCAGCTCTTCTACACTCTTCTGTGGGGCCAGTGGACACTGGAATGATTCACAACCTCATTGTGAAA TTGTAAAATGCAAACCAGAGGACATCACCACACCACATCATGGCAGTGTCCAGTGCTCCCATCCTAGTGGACAATTCTCATATGACTCTCAGTGTGAATACTCCTGTGAAGAGGGTTATAATGTAAAGGGATCTACTATGACAAGATGCACTTCTACCAAAGAGTGGTCAAGCAAACCACCGACCTGTGAAC TTGTCCAATGTCCAGAGCTGACTGAGCCACTGGGAGGCACAATGCAATGCCACGATCCTAAAGGCAACTTCAACTTTCAATCCACCTGTGAGTTTGTATGTAAAGAAGGATACACATTAAGAAACCCCGGCTCTTCTACACTATTCTGTGGAATCACGGGACGCTGGAATGATTCGCAACCGAACTGTGAAT TTGTAAAATGCAAACCAGAGGACATCACCACACCAGATCATGGCAGTGTCCAGTGCTCTCATCCTAAAGGAAATTTCTCATATGACTCTCAATGTGAATACACCTGTGAAGAGGGTTATAATGTAAAGGGTTCCAGTATGACAACATGCACTTCTACCACAGAATGGTCAAGCAGACCACCGACCTGTGAAC TTATTCAGTGCCCGGTCCTTGAGAACCTAGCAGATGGAGAGATGAGGTGCACTTCAAACTTTAGTTATGGAAGCAAGTGTATCTTCAGTTGTGCAGAGGGATACCGCCTCCAGGGGGGGTCAGAGATCAGCTGTATGAAAACCTCAGAGTGGAGTCAGGAAACACCTCGCTGTGAAG CTGTTGTCTGCCCACAAATTCAGGAGCCAGTCAACGGCCACATGAACTGCTCATCTGCAGAACCCACCTTTGGCACTGTCTGCACTTTCAGCTGTCTTGATAACCACCAACTTCAAAATAATGAGACAGTGTTGTGTAATCACACTGGGAACTGGTCAGGGGAAGTGGCGGTGTGCCAAG CTCATTCTGAGGCCTTAGTGACAGAGGTGACTCTTGGGGTTGCAGCTGCTGTCGGTAGCTCTAGTTTGTTATTAGTCCTCTGGATGCTAAAGAAATTGAGGCGTAATG ctaACAAGTTTGACCTAAACAG TAACTCAGAAACTGAGGATCATCCTCAGGTTTATAAGAACAGTATTGATAGTCTCATATAG
- the LOC127456658 gene encoding P-selectin-like isoform X12 — translation MGFCNNIPLHGAKFLRFFASLVLISSVLNMWRSTEGWSYHHSEKIMNWERARNWCRQHYTDMVAIQNKEESSHLNNFLPVAKTGYYWIGIRKINGNWTWVGTNKQLSQKAENWATNEPNNGGNNEDCVEIYIKRKVDAGKWNDMSCAKENTALCYTVSCKDDSCISGHGECVETINNHTCSCFEGFYGERCEHVVKCKPEDITTPDHASIQCSHPYGNFSYDSKCEYSCEEGYKVKGYGMTRCTSTKEWSSKPPTCELVQCPELKDPQEGSMQCHHPMGNFSYQSTCEFVCEEGYKLGDSSSSTLFCGASGHWNDSQPYCEIVKCKPEDITTPHHGSVQCSHSNGNFSYDSHCEYSCEEGYNVKGSGTTSCTSTKEWSSKPPTCELVQCPELTEPQEGTMQCHHPMGNFSYQSTCDFVCDEGYTLGESSTSTLFCGASGHWNDSQSNCEIVQCPELTKPQEGTMQCHHPMGNFSYQSTCEFVCEKGYTLGDSSSSTLFCGASGHWNDSQPYCEIVKCKPEDITTPHHGSVQCSHPNGNFSYDSQCEYSCEEGYNVKGSGTTSCTSTKEWSSKPPTCELVQCPELTEPQEGTIQCHHPMGNFSYQSTCDFVCDEGYTLGESSTSTLFCGANGHWNDSQSNCEIVQCPELTKPQEGTMQCHHPMGNFSYQSTCEFVCEEGYTLGDSSSYTLFCGANGHWNDSQPYCEFVKCKPEDITTPDHGSVQCSHPKGNFSYDSQCEYTCEEGYNVKGSSMTTCTSTTEWSSRPPTCELIQCPVLENLADGEMRCTSNFSYGSKCIFSCAEGYRLQGGSEISCMKTSEWSQETPRCEAVVCPQIQEPVNGHMNCSSAEPTFGTVCTFSCLDNHQLQNNETVLCNHTGNWSGEVAVCQAHSEALVTEVTLGVAAAVGSSSLLLVLWMLKKLRRNANKFDLNSNSETEDHPQVYKNSIDSLI, via the exons ATG gGCTTTTGCAACAACATACCATTACACGGAGCCAAATTTTTGCGGTTTTTTGCCTCACTTGTTCTTATTTCTTCAG TGCTTAACATGTGGAGAAGCACTGAAGGCTGGTCATACCATCACTCAGAGAAAATAATGAACTGGGAACGTGCCAGAAACTGGTGCAGGCAGCACTACACAGACATGGTGGCCATCCAGAATAAAGAGGAGAGTTCTCATCTAAACAACTTCCTTCCAGTAGCCAAAACAGGATATTACTGGATAGGGATTCGTAAAATTAATGGCAACTGGACCTGGGTGGGAACCAATAAGCAGCTTTCCCAGAAAGCTGAGAACTGGGCAACGAATGAGCCCAACAACGGAGGAAATAATGAAGACTGTGTGGAAATATACATTAAAAGAAAGGTTGATGCGGGCAAATGGAATGATATGTCCTGCGCAAAGGAAAATACTGCACTCTGCTACACTG TGTCCTGCAAAGATGACTCCTGCATCAGTGGTCATGGAGAGTGTGTGGAGACCATAAACAACCACACATGTTCATGCTTTGAGGGATTCTATGGAGAAAGGTGTGAGCATG TTGTGAAATGTAAACCAGAGGACATCACCACACCAGATCATGCCAGTATCCAGTGCTCACATCCTTATGGAAATTTCTCATATGACTCTAAATGTGAATACTCCTGTGAGGAGGGTTATAAAGTAAAGGGTTACGGTATGACAAGATGCACTTCTACCAAAGAGTGGTCAAGCAAACCACCGACCTGTGAAC ttgtCCAATGTCCAGAACTGAAAGATCCACAGGAAGGCTCTATGCAATGTCACCATCCCATGGGCAACTTCAGCTACCAATCCACTTGTGAGTTTGTATGTGAAGAAGGATACAAATTAGGAGACTCCAGCTCTTCTACACTCTTCTGTGGGGCCAGTGGACACTGGAATGATTCACAGCCCTATTGTGAAA TTGTAAAATGCAAACCTGAGGACATCACCACACCACATCATGGCAGTGTCCAGTGCTCTCATTCTAATGGAAATTTCTCATATGACTCTCATTGTGAATACTCCTGTGAAGAGGGTTATAATGTAAAGGGTTCCGGTACGACAAGTTGCACTTCTACCAAAGAGTGGTCAAGCAAACCACCGACCTGTGAAC TTGTCCAATGTCCAGAGTTGACAGAGCCACAGGAAGGAACTATGCAATGTCATCATCCCATGGGCAACTTCAGCTACCAATCCACTTGTGACTTTGTATGTGATGAAGGATACACCTTAGGAGAGTCTAGCACATCTACACTGTTCTGTGGGGCCAGTGGACACTGGAATGATTCACAATCCAACTGTGAAA TTGTTCAATGTCCAGAGCTGACAAAGCCACAGGAAGGCACTATGCAATGTCACCATCCCATGGGCAACTTCAGCTACCAATCCACCTGTGAGTTTGTATGTGAAAAAGGATACACATTAGGAGACTCCAGCTCTTCTACACTCTTCTGTGGGGCCAGTGGACACTGGAATGATTCACAGCCCTATTGTGAAA TTGTAAAATGCAAACCTGAGGACATCACCACACCACATCATGGCAGTGTCCAGTGCTCTCATCCTAATGGAAATTTCTCATATGACTCTCAATGTGAATACTCCTGTGAAGAGGGTTATAATGTAAAGGGTTCCGGTACAACAAGTTGCACTTCTACCAAAGAGTGGTCAAGCAAACCACCGACCTGTGAAC TTGTCCAATGTCCAGAGCTGACAGAGCCACAGGAAGGCACTATACAATGTCACCATCCCATGGGCAACTTCAGCTACCAATCCACTTGTGACTTTGTATGTGACGAAGGATACACCTTAGGAGAGTCTAGCACATCTACACTGTTCTGTGGGGCCAATGGACACTGGAATGATTCACAATCCAACTGTGAAA TTGTTCAATGTCCAGAGCTGACAAAGCCACAGGAAGGCACTATGCAATGTCACCATCCCATGGGCAACTTCAGCTACCAATCCACCTGTGAGTTTGTATGTGAAGAAGGATACACATTAGGAGACTCCAGCTCTTATACACTCTTCTGTGGGGCCAATGGACACTGGAATGATTCACAGCCCTATTGTGAAT TTGTAAAATGCAAACCAGAGGACATCACCACACCAGATCATGGCAGTGTCCAGTGCTCTCATCCTAAAGGAAATTTCTCATATGACTCTCAATGTGAATACACCTGTGAAGAGGGTTATAATGTAAAGGGTTCCAGTATGACAACATGCACTTCTACCACAGAATGGTCAAGCAGACCACCGACCTGTGAAC TTATTCAGTGCCCGGTCCTTGAGAACCTAGCAGATGGAGAGATGAGGTGCACTTCAAACTTTAGTTATGGAAGCAAGTGTATCTTCAGTTGTGCAGAGGGATACCGCCTCCAGGGGGGGTCAGAGATCAGCTGTATGAAAACCTCAGAGTGGAGTCAGGAAACACCTCGCTGTGAAG CTGTTGTCTGCCCACAAATTCAGGAGCCAGTCAACGGCCACATGAACTGCTCATCTGCAGAACCCACCTTTGGCACTGTCTGCACTTTCAGCTGTCTTGATAACCACCAACTTCAAAATAATGAGACAGTGTTGTGTAATCACACTGGGAACTGGTCAGGGGAAGTGGCGGTGTGCCAAG CTCATTCTGAGGCCTTAGTGACAGAGGTGACTCTTGGGGTTGCAGCTGCTGTCGGTAGCTCTAGTTTGTTATTAGTCCTCTGGATGCTAAAGAAATTGAGGCGTAATG ctaACAAGTTTGACCTAAACAG TAACTCAGAAACTGAGGATCATCCTCAGGTTTATAAGAACAGTATTGATAGTCTCATATAG